The Stieleria maiorica genome includes the window CTCACCCCGGCCGGGATCATCGAGCACCTGAAACTGCGTCGCCCTGTCTTTAAGGTCACCACCGCCGGCGGTCACTTCGGACGCGAAGGCGACACGTTCACCTGGGAAAAGACCGACAAGGCGGAGGCCCTGGCCGCGGCATCGAAGCTGGCCGCCGCGGCACAGTAACGGTCGTCGAGTACCCACCCACGTCTCGTTCCCAGGCTCTGCCCGGGAACGGAGGGTCTCGGAGGCTCCGCCTCGAGTCCGGATCGACCGCGTGTGGCGGGAGCCACGCTTGCAGTGCGTTCCCAGGCGGAGCCCGGGAACGAGGAAAATCTGGATTCTGCAGTGGTTCAGAATTCAAGCGCAATCAGTCCGCGATGGATGGTCGACTCGCAGTCGCCATCGGGCGGCGAAACACGAGTGGCATCAGCCGATTCGCGCAAGCGTTCGGGCCCCAGCGTCGATGGAGGCCCGCAGGCTGGCGCCAAACGGCTGATCCCAGTAGGATTTAGCGGAATCGAAAACGCCAAGATCCTGCGAAAGAAAACGCGGTAAAATCGAAATGATTTTGCGCAGCCCAGGTCCATCCTGGGAGCAAGGCGTGGCCGGTCCCCGTCCGGTCTGCCAGGCGGTTCCTCCCCGGGAGTCCTTCCATGCGTCTCGCTTGGGCGTCTGATATTCATCTCAACCACGTCGCCTTGAAGGACTGGGACACTTGGATCGACCAGGTCCGCCAGGCCGCCGCCGATGTGCTGGTGATCACCGGTGACCTCTCCGAAGCCGAAGACGTGGTTTTTCAGTTGCGGCGGATGGGAGAGGTGATTCGATTGCCGATCTATTTCGTGCTCGGCAATCACGACTTCTACGGTTCGTCCATCGCAGCGACGCGGCGCAGCGTCACGTCGCTCGCACGTGAGTATCCGTCGCTGTGCTACTTGACCGATGCCGGTCCGGTCGAGCTGACGCCGGGGCAGTTTCTGACGGGGGAAGACGGTTGGGGCGATGGGACGGAAGGTGACTATGAAAACTCGCCCGTGCGGCTGAATGACTTTGTCGCGATCGACGATTTTCGTCAGGTCGATCCGATCCGTTGGCCGCGGCTGATGCGCGAGCAAGGTGCCCAGTCGGCCGAGCGATTGCGGCAAAAGCTGCTCGCGTTGCCGGCGTCTGCGGACCGCGTGATTGTGGCAACACATGTGCCACCGTTTCGCGACGCGTGCTGGTACGAAGGCCAGACGACCGATGACTTTTGGGCTCCGTTCTTTGTCTGCGGCCAAGTCGGGTCGGTGTTAAAGCGATTTGCCTTTGAACGGCCGGAGATCCATTTGACCGTGTTGTGTGGCCATACGCATCACGCCGGGACGGCGCAGTTGGCGCCCAATCTGGTCGTGCAGACGGCGGCGGCCGAGTACGGCGCCCCGCGCGTCGAGCAGGTGCTGGAACTGTAGCGGAAGCCGCCAAGTGCTAGCCCGACGCGTAAGCGAGGGGCGCCCCATGGCCCCTCGCTTACGCGTCGGGCTAGCATGATCGCATTGAGTTTGCAGTTGTGATTCAATCGACGCGCTGCGGAGGCCAGTCGGCGCAACAAAAAACTCTGCGGCCGCGAGCGAGCTCGGGGCGCAGAGTTTTTTTGGATGCGATTGCAGTGGTCGTATTCGAACTACTTGAGTTCGACCGAACCGCCTGCTTCTTCGATCTCGGCCTTGACCTTTTCGGCTTCTTCCTTGGAGACCGCTTCTTTGAGGGTCGCGGGAACGCCTTCGACCATCTTCTTGGCTTCCATCAGCGAAGCGCCGGTCAGGTTCTTGACGACCTTGACGACGTTCAGCTTCTTGTCGCCGAAGCCGGTCAGGACGACGTCGAATTCGGTTTGCTCGGCAGCGGCTTCACCGCCACCATCGCCGGCTGCGGCGGCCATCACCACACCGCCACCGGCGGCCGGTTCGATGCCGTGGACTTCCTTCAGGTAGTCGCTCAGCTCTTTGGCTTGCTTGAGGGTCAGTTCGGCGATCTTGTCGCCCATTTCTTTAGCTTCG containing:
- the rplL gene encoding 50S ribosomal protein L7/L12; amino-acid sequence: MSDEATAVAEFSAEAKEMGDKIAELTLKQAKELSDYLKEVHGIEPAAGGGVVMAAAAGDGGGEAAAEQTEFDVVLTGFGDKKLNVVKVVKNLTGASLMEAKKMVEGVPATLKEAVSKEEAEKVKAEIEEAGGSVELK
- a CDS encoding metallophosphoesterase family protein encodes the protein MRLAWASDIHLNHVALKDWDTWIDQVRQAAADVLVITGDLSEAEDVVFQLRRMGEVIRLPIYFVLGNHDFYGSSIAATRRSVTSLAREYPSLCYLTDAGPVELTPGQFLTGEDGWGDGTEGDYENSPVRLNDFVAIDDFRQVDPIRWPRLMREQGAQSAERLRQKLLALPASADRVIVATHVPPFRDACWYEGQTTDDFWAPFFVCGQVGSVLKRFAFERPEIHLTVLCGHTHHAGTAQLAPNLVVQTAAAEYGAPRVEQVLEL